Below is a window of Xylocopa sonorina isolate GNS202 chromosome 14, iyXylSono1_principal, whole genome shotgun sequence DNA.
AACAACGGCACCAGCCCAATAATCAGATCAGGCATGGAAATATTATCAGGCGGACACTCGAAAGACTCGAACCTTGGCGCGTACAAACCAAGCCTGCCAGGCTTCGCAGGCAACCCTCTCTGCTGTCCACCAGGCTTAGCAGAGAACCCAGCGTTCAGACCACCGTTCGCAGGCGCCTCTCCGTTCTCTCATCACCACGCAGCGGCAGCAGCGCTGTTGGGCTACCCGTCGAGCACTCCGACGGGCGGAAATCCGTACCTGAGCTACGCTCGCGTGAAGACGCCAGCAGGCGGCGAGGCGTTGGTCCCAGTCTGCAAGGATCCATATTGCACAGGCTGTCAATACAGCATGCACAGCGCGCAATTGATGATGAGCACTGGTACTTGCCCAAGCGGATGCACGCAATGCGACCATCAGAAGTACGGTTTGGCCATGGCGTTGTCGTCGTTTGGGCCCATGGCCCCGCCGTCGCTGTCCTACCCGTCCACGTTAACTGGTGGCAGGCCATACGTCTGCAACTGGATCGCTGGCGACTCTTACTGCGGCAAACGGTTCACCACGTCTGACGAGCTTCTGCAACATCTTCGCAGTCACACGAGTTTAACTGGCGGCGATCACGCGTCCTCTTCAGCTGGTCTGCTGGGCAACCCGCATCCGCATCCGTTGCTGTCGCCGTCGGCTGCTCTGCATCGCGCCAGTGGCGGTTCCTATCCGACGCCGTCGCTCAGTCCTCTCAGCGCTCGATACCATCCCTACGGGAAGCCGCCGACGGGACCGCTTCCTGCGTCCCTGGCTGCGTCCCCCTACAGCGCGTTCAACGCGCTTGGACCTTATTACTCGCCGTACGCGATCTACGGGCAACGGATCGGCGCTGCTGTGCACCCTTAAGCGGGTTTTGTCGACGTTGGTGCGTTTGGAGAACGTTTTGGTTCCGTTCCATGGTGTACCACGGGATTGTGCGAGGGATCGAGGAGGTTTGCCAAATCGACGGACGTTTACGGACTGTTCTGTGTAAATAATCGATGATCGTGTacaatataaatttatttaaaaacagatatctatatatatatataaatatacatatgcATATGCAATTTGTGTGTATGAATTCAAGATTACGCTCGATTCAAGTTTATAAATATACCTTCGACAGTTTAACGTCTCATCACGGAATATCATTCTCTCGCGGGATCATCTGTATCGACGTTCCTCGCTTCCTGATCGATCACGTTGGCGAGGAGGAACCACGTACGCCATGAGAATCGTTCGTGTGTTCTCGAGAGAGTACGTTCCACGAGGGTggatcagttttttttttttttgagagagAGGGAAGAGAAATTAGTGCTTCTTCAGACGAGGAACGAGGCTCGCATGTTTCTTGATTGTGTTCTCCACGAGTGATATGCAATTAGACTAACGAAAACAATGCTGGGTGTGTGTCTCGCTGGCTTGTGTGTCTGGGATGATCGACGGTGCGCGCGCGACCAGATCGTGCATGTTCTCTAATGTCCACAATGTAACTGTGATATTACGCTATTTTTTTCGAGGAAATAATAGGAGATAATATTAACGACGGTGGTATCTAAACAATatctataatataaaaaaaaaaaaaaagtataacGTCTAAATTATTCCTATCGTTTGTATAAATAAGAGAGGGCGAAGCGTCTCTGTGAGTGTGGTCAGATTCCGGCGTCGAATTCGAATCGTTCCGTGGGGGAATAATATCATTTAAACGATCGTTTCGTGTCCGTTTCAAAATCGATTGGATTTCCATTTTCTATTGTACGAACCGTTCCGATTCAAGACTCACCACGTAGGATATACATATTATTTGCACTGTAAATATCTCTTGTAAATATCGTTGAGTTTCCATACCGCTTtaataaaaacaatgtttgtggaatcattaaaaaaaaaaatatccgtCTACACGAATTCTCTTCACCTGGAAATTCTCCTGATTGCGCAAGATTATGCAAACGTCCTTTACCGTCGGTGAAAACGATCTCTGAACGAGTCAGTTTCCGCCTCGATCGCGTGTACCACGTTACTGGTCGTGAATATCGCTTCTGTCGAGAATTACTTCGTTTCTCTTAGTAATATCAAAGTGGTTTACTGTTTAGAATCGTTTAAATCGATCGTGTGACTCTCGCGACGCGACGGGGTTGTAAATTTCGCCAGATATCGAACGTTGCACGTCCCAGTTTATCATCACCTTGTGAATTACTTCTCAGTAACGATCATTACAAAAATCGATCGAGAATCAACACGATAAACGTGAATTCAACAGAACGGGGGTCGAAACGAAGTAAAAAACCCGTTTGGAGCAACGTAAAGTGTACCAGTGCCGACTAAACTCGAATCAGACGATGGTTCGCGCGAGTACTCGAGCCCAGATCGCCTAAAATGGCGCGCGTTCCGCGCGCAGGGACCTGAGATCGCCGCAGTGCCGACGGATGCGACGTCTCGCACAGCTGACGAGTGTCGCACGTCGCGGATGCCATCGCTGGCCACGCAGATCGACGCTTGTCAGGCGGAAACGTGATCGTGGAAGGCGACAAACGAGAAACAGAAGCGGCAGACGGTGGAAGGCGTCCGTCGTTTCCGATTCGCGCCGCCAGGGTGGCTCGCGGGGTCGCTGTTTGCGCGCAGGACCGTCGAGTCTCAATCCCTGGGGTGCACCCCAGCCAGAGTAAATTTATTTCTTTCATTACGGACGGAGCAGGTCGCGAGTTCTCGGATATCAGCGCTGCAAGGCGGGGCGCATAAATCTGCAGCCTAGTGTCGGAAGGAGGCGAAAAGGGGGACGACAGGGTGGCACTGCTCGCTTGGTGGGGAGGAAAACGCGAGGCGTGGGTGGCTCGAGGTTTTTAGACGCTCTTGGAGGGGGCTGAGACTTTCCTCTACCCTCAGCGAGCGTTGTTTCCATCGCCAGGGTGCCACGACAGGCGGTGGCAGCCTCAGCTGGCTCAGCAAAGTGAAATATTCGGTGATTTTAACCGTCCGGATGAATAGTTCCCTCGCGTCTCGCCTTCCCAGCTCGTTTCACGGATTGGAATTCATGTTATTTCGGTACAATTATGCGCGTCGTTGAATCTCAATTAGCGAGACGGGCTCGTTCTAACTCGAGTATTTACACGCGCGTGATTTAACCCCCTGCAAGATCGAATTTGCGAGCTGACTCTCGTTTGGAAATTTGTGGCCTGCGAGCGCCCAGCGGGAAGCGTCGTTGACGAATGTACGTCAATTACGCACGAGTAATCAAAGGAGGGGATCAATGAATTTTAATCGAAGCGTTTCGCGAGACTCGATGAAGATTCGTGGGAAATTTTTTAAGGcgaaggaattttttttttttatgaaatttCAATTTTGTCAATTATAGCATTGATCGTTCAGAATACGAGAGAAGCGATTATTCACTTTTGTCTCGCATCCTCGCGTAAAATTGCCACGTCAACGAACGTAATGATGCAGTCCTTTCACATTGCGAAACCCTAATAACACCTCGTCCTTTTTCTAAACGTTAATTACCACTTCGAGGCCTGGCGATCTAACCTCGCATTGGTCAATTAAGATTCTGATCTTCGATGTAGAGTCTCAGAATACACCCTCCACTAGATTTAtctaaaaaattagaaaaatctGGAGCCTGTGCTCCAATTAAATTTCAAACAAATTTCTTAAGTCTCGTCTCGAGTTGCGTTGTTCACAATGGCCAAAGAAAATTCAAGGCTCGTCTCGATAATTTCTCGATCCTCTGTCGCAGTTTCGTTGGATTTAGCGAGAGATCGATGACAATTCTCCAATTAAATTTCAAACAAATTTCTTCACTTTCGTCTCGAGTTGCGTTGTCCACAATGGCCAAAGAAAGTTCGTCGCTGGTTTAACAAATTTCTTCAGTTTCGTCTCGAGTTCCACGCGTCGTCCACAATGGCCAAAGAAAATTCAAGGCTCGTCTCGATAATTTCTCGATCCTGTGTTGCATTTTCGTTGGATTTAGCGAGAGATCGATCGCAATTTTCAAACAAATTTCTTCACTTTCGTCTCGAGTTGCGTTGTCCACAATGGCCAAAGAAAGTCCTTCGCTGGTTTCGATAATTTCTCGATGCTGTGTCGCACTTTCGTAGGATTCAGCCTCGAGAGATGGATCTTAATTTCGTCGAGAGGAGGCTCGTTCAGGGTGAAATCTTTTTTCGTCGCTGGTGGAACACGCGTCGACGGAAGGACGCCTATCAGCCGGTGTACCCGGGCAGTCTTACGAGTCAGCGCAGACAATTTAGCACATCAATAACAGGCCGCAGATAAAAGCGGCCCATACATCGTGGCTGACGTATCGTTTGTAATAAAACACAAAGGGAGTCTAGCCGCCAGCGGCATCTGTGTACCGCGTTGCGCAGCCGTTCGTTCATTCTTGCTGTTATTAACAGGCCGTACATCGTGGATGTTTTCTACCTACCATCTCCCGCCGAGTCATACATCACCGTTGAATGCGCGACAGCAAAGAGCAACTATAATTCATCTATAAGCTACAGCCGATTCCCCTCGGCAGGAATTGTGGAAAGACGAAATCGATAGGTCAAACGTCGCTGAAGGGTTTACGATGTTCGCGCGCTTCTGTCGCGTTCAATTCTATtcccctctttcttttttttttctctcccaaGAGTTTTGCAAGATTTCATTCTAAGTGTAGATCGAATTTCTAGTGTTCTTCGCGATTTTGGAGGCTCGAGTCTGCTTTGGTTCCTCTTAGAATCGAGCGAAGACCATTTGACGCGAAAAATGTTTCTTTAGATTTTTAGAATAGCTCTTTAGATTTTTTTCGAGATGTCCGCCAGTTATTCTTCGCGTAGATCGAATTTTTAATGTTTCTTGCGATTTTGGTGACTCGAGTGTACTTTGGTTTCACTTGGAGTTGAATGAAGGCCATTTGACGCGAAAGCTACCCTTCCTCGATGGAAATGTAGATTAGAAAATTTTTTCTCTGCTCTCTTTCGAGTTTTCCAAGATGTGTGATTGTTATTTTAAGTGTAGATCGaatttttaatgtttcttacgATTTTGGCGAACTCGAGTGTCCTTTGGTTTCATTTGGAATTGAGTGAAGGCCATTTGACGCGAAAACTACCTTCCCTCGATGGAAATGTAGATTAGAAAATTCTATAATTCATAGAACAATGCTAGATTAATTGAAATATCGACAGTGCGGTATATAAACACCTTCTGAACCCCCATTTCCAACAATTTCATGGCGAGAGATGCATGGAAAAAATCGTGATGGCTGTTGTTGCAATCTCGACGATTTCAGTGTGCTTTGGTTTCATTTAGAATTGAAAGAAGAACATTTCCCAACGGAAACATCGATTTCAATTGCTAAAATCACTCTAGATTAATTGAAATATCGACAGTGCAGTTTCTAAACCCTTATTTTTGACAGTTTCGTGGCGAAAAGTAGACGGAAAGGCGCAGGATTTAGTTAGAGCCAGAACGAGCGAAGAAACGTGTTCGTCGATGAATATTAAAAGTGTAACTCGGTTATCGTTAGCCAAGACGCGGCGTTAGACGATAAACGCGGGCCAACAACCGCCTCGCCGATTTCATTTCTGAGCGGCGTCGTCCCCCGCTGGGCGATCGTGCCAGCGGCGCTGCACGGAAGAATCGTCCGCGGGACGGTGATGCATTATGCCCCCTTGTTACTTCCATTTACACCCAGCATGAACGCTGGCCACTGTTTGCGTAtgagcgcatttcatttcgataatGCGACCTGCCCACGGCTCGCCCTTTCGAAACGCGGCTCCTCTGACGCGTTCTGGAGCGAATCGATTCATTCCGCGTCGTGTCTGTCTCTCGATAGACGAACCATACGGTTTTGTAGATTTAAATTAACCCAAGAGAcccttttttttaattattaacgaTTTATATTTGAAAATATGAATCAATTTCTTCTATGTCCTGTCTGTTTCTTGATAGACGAATCATACGTTTCTGTGGATATAAATTAACCCAAGAGAGCCATTTTTTTTCATTATTGACGATTTATATCTGAGAATGTGAAACGTGAGTTTGCTTTGTAATTGCAAAGCTTAGTTTTTGAGATAAATCAGTGGAAGAAGGTTCGTCAGCACTGAATGTGATGAAGAAAGAGGGTAGTGTCTTGGGAATGGGGTTGCGAGTGATTAGAAATCTCCTTTGGAGAGAATTTTAAAAGTTTCTGAAAATGTGAAACACGAGCTTGCTTTGAAATCGCGAAGCTTAATTTTTGGGAAAACTCGAACAATTCCAACGCAGGAGATGAAGAAGCAGGGTAGAATCTGACGTATGAAGTTACGAGTGATTAGAAGTCTCTTTTAGGGAGGATTAAAAAAATTGAAAGATGTTAAAAGCGAGGAGAGCGAATTGTGCGAGAAGAGAATTATTTTTGGATCGCTCAGAAATCGTCTCGATGCGAAAAATCGTTTTCAGCTGCAGCGAACGGTGCTCGTAAAAGGTTCACGTCGGCCTCTAAATCAATTCCGCCTCGCGAATGTTATTATAAAACAGATTCTGGAAACGTGCATCTATTTTTCTCCGGCGTAGCATCCATCACGAAGCAAAGGTTAGACAGCTACTACATTATTTCCATCTATCACGCGGAGTCAAGAAGACGTCGTCCGTCTTGCTGACGAAGAGATATTGCGCTCGAAAACGTGTTTTAGTTGGATTTTTCTAACGGCACACAGAAAGAGAGACCAGTCGATATTTTGCTAAATTTAATGAAACATCGAGCTGACTGAGCGCTCCAATAAATTCTCTTTTAAATGTCGCCACTTCTATTCGCCTAATAATATAAATACAAAAAATGGGTGTATTCTTTGACTGAAAGTTCTATCAACATCTTCACTAAGATAATTACACGTTAGAGAATGCAATATTCGCGAACCAAATAGTACTTTTGCATTGCAAATATAGACTTGGATGACTGAGATCGTCagctaaaaataattaaattttagcACCACTTCCAGTTTAATCCAACTTCAGCAGAGACGAAGAACGAAGGTCCACGATTCGAAGACGATACCTCGCGAGAGGTTTCACGTTGATCAAGCAGTCTGACCAACATTACAGACATTAGTCGAAGCCGTTTCATCGATCACCTAGCGTGACGGTTTCAACCCCTCCTGTTCTGACGTTCCTTCAAAGCATCGAGTAACATCGTCCGCGTATCCGCAGCTGTCACAGTGAGCTCGAAGCAGGCTCAGAGCTGAGGCAGAAGCGTAACAGAGGTGAGAAGTCGTCGCAACGAGCTCGAGCGGGAAACAAAAGAGGGTGGCGAAAGAAGAAACGCTGAGGAACGAAGAAAGGGGTGGTTGGTGGTGGGTTAAAGACGAAGTCGAGGGTGGAGAACAGAGGCGAGGGGTTCGAGTGTGCGCCACAGGGTGAAGACGCGCGCATATACACACACAGAGACAGAGAAAGGGTGAGAGGGGAGGAAACGCGACGGACCGGATGATGAATTAGCCGAGGTGACCTCTCGCGCGAAATCTCTCCTGCTAGCTCTCGCGGTAGGCAGCTCCCGTGATGTCGGACCCGAGATGATGGATCGCCCCGCGTCACGGAGCCATTCATCACCTCCATCTATCAGCCACCCCTTCACCTTGCTTTAGAAAGCGAGCATTCGACGGCTATCTACTCGCTTCGGATAGTGATTAATGTTGATCGGAGCGCACCCTGTTATTCGACCTCACTTCCATCTCTATCTTGCTCCTTCTCGTTCCTCGTCGACCTGTTCCTTTTCTTCCT
It encodes the following:
- the Noc gene encoding zinc finger protein no ocelli, with protein sequence MVVLEESGMLTTGHNQYLQPDYLSPLPTTLDAKKSPLALLAQTCSQIGADSPTKPLISPLDKTPKGMNGSANAKSPPAAKLERSTRSSPSDGKSLAFKPYETNVVSKKSSTDEGRPASKASVHSVSGQDSASASDSGHAEKKPSSGNRTPVGRKSASPASQATATTAASGDRKTPADREKTDASPRNNNGTSPIIRSGMEILSGGHSKDSNLGAYKPSLPGFAGNPLCCPPGLAENPAFRPPFAGASPFSHHHAAAAALLGYPSSTPTGGNPYLSYARVKTPAGGEALVPVCKDPYCTGCQYSMHSAQLMMSTGTCPSGCTQCDHQKYGLAMALSSFGPMAPPSLSYPSTLTGGRPYVCNWIAGDSYCGKRFTTSDELLQHLRSHTSLTGGDHASSSAGLLGNPHPHPLLSPSAALHRASGGSYPTPSLSPLSARYHPYGKPPTGPLPASLAASPYSAFNALGPYYSPYAIYGQRIGAAVHP